A stretch of the Ochrobactrum sp. BTU1 genome encodes the following:
- a CDS encoding GNAT family N-acetyltransferase, giving the protein MAEYYWSEELAPAQFREFHAFYCKEWWTSVRSFEDVTHMLSHCDLTLFCRDAHGSIIGFARVLSDFTFKAMIFDVIVADQFRGQGLGKALVDRIVTHEKLQRVKSFELYCPDKLVPFYEKLGFVKGTSSMLFNQR; this is encoded by the coding sequence ATGGCTGAGTATTATTGGTCGGAAGAATTAGCGCCAGCGCAATTTCGCGAGTTTCATGCGTTTTATTGTAAAGAGTGGTGGACTTCGGTGCGTTCATTTGAGGATGTGACGCATATGCTTTCACATTGCGATCTGACGCTTTTCTGTCGCGATGCGCACGGATCGATAATCGGTTTTGCGCGTGTGCTAAGCGACTTCACCTTCAAGGCGATGATTTTTGATGTGATTGTTGCGGATCAGTTTCGCGGGCAAGGCCTCGGTAAAGCTCTTGTGGATCGTATAGTCACCCACGAAAAACTGCAGCGTGTTAAAAGCTTTGAGCTCTACTGTCCTGATAAGCTCGTGCCCTTCTACGAGAAACTTGGCTTCGTGAAGGGCACGTCTTCAATGTTGTTTAATCAGCGTTGA
- a CDS encoding VOC family protein — translation MTIQFEQTCPIFRIFDIEKAKDFYIGFLGFTLDWEHRFADGMPLYMQVSRAGLTLHLSEHHGDGSPGANIFVRMQGVEEFHREVNARGYRYMRPGIEDAPWGRVMAVIDPFGNRIQFCQGPNDE, via the coding sequence ATGACAATCCAGTTTGAACAGACCTGCCCAATCTTCCGGATTTTCGATATCGAGAAAGCCAAAGATTTCTACATCGGTTTTCTGGGTTTCACACTTGATTGGGAACATCGCTTTGCCGACGGAATGCCGCTTTATATGCAGGTTTCCCGCGCTGGTCTGACCTTGCATCTGAGCGAACATCACGGTGATGGCAGTCCGGGCGCAAATATTTTCGTCCGTATGCAGGGTGTCGAAGAATTCCACAGGGAAGTTAATGCGCGTGGCTATCGCTATATGCGGCCCGGCATCGAGGACGCGCCATGGGGCCGTGTCATGGCGGTGATTGATCCATTCGGCAATCGCATTCAGTTCTGCCAGGGGCCGAATGACGAATAG
- a CDS encoding helix-turn-helix transcriptional regulator, with translation MKLEKITNRETPTARRSYDDACAAAHALDLIGERWALLVIRELMFGPKRFSDLRSDLPGISANVLTQRLEGLEEAGILRKSKLPPPASVQVYELTEWGYEAEPILQTLGRWAARSPSHDPNLPISTTSFLLSLRTMISPERSQDMNAVIGLKLDDEDFTAHLHNGRLEVKRGKAEQYDIAFESSPRMMAAAIYGGQPLISLEEANLLTLNGDHALAEKFITLFPLPAKAPLQK, from the coding sequence ATGAAGTTAGAAAAAATAACTAATCGCGAAACGCCAACAGCAAGACGCAGCTATGACGATGCTTGCGCAGCAGCACATGCCCTTGATTTGATTGGGGAACGCTGGGCCTTGCTTGTCATTCGCGAACTGATGTTCGGACCGAAGCGTTTCAGCGATTTACGATCAGACTTGCCAGGAATAAGCGCCAATGTTCTCACACAGCGGCTTGAAGGACTGGAAGAAGCAGGCATTTTACGGAAGTCGAAATTGCCGCCCCCCGCATCCGTGCAGGTCTATGAATTGACTGAATGGGGCTATGAAGCAGAACCGATCCTGCAAACACTTGGTCGCTGGGCTGCACGTTCGCCGAGCCATGACCCCAATTTGCCGATTTCGACCACGTCGTTCCTGCTATCACTACGAACGATGATCAGTCCGGAACGCTCGCAAGACATGAATGCTGTGATTGGGCTTAAACTCGATGATGAAGATTTCACCGCGCACCTGCACAACGGCAGATTGGAAGTAAAGCGCGGTAAAGCTGAGCAATATGATATCGCTTTTGAAAGTTCTCCCCGCATGATGGCTGCAGCAATCTATGGAGGACAGCCCTTAATCTCCCTTGAAGAGGCAAACCTGCTCACACTGAATGGGGATCATGCTCTGGCAGAAAAATTCATCACACTGTTTCCACTTCCTGCAAAAGCACCGCTGCAAAAATGA
- a CDS encoding metalloregulator ArsR/SmtB family transcription factor: MTEASLTQSANMSAIFAALADPTRLALIETLSDGESRSIVTLSQNGSISRQGMTKHLSVLEQAGLVERDKVGRESRFRLCPTPLVDARAYLSTVSAQWDDALQRLRRFVED, translated from the coding sequence ATGACCGAAGCCTCGCTCACGCAATCAGCAAACATGTCTGCCATTTTTGCAGCACTGGCCGACCCAACCCGGCTGGCCCTGATCGAAACATTGAGCGACGGTGAAAGCCGCTCAATTGTCACGCTTTCACAAAATGGCAGCATTAGCAGGCAGGGAATGACCAAGCATCTTTCCGTGCTTGAGCAAGCGGGATTGGTTGAGCGCGATAAGGTTGGGCGTGAAAGCCGTTTCAGGCTTTGCCCGACCCCGCTTGTCGATGCGAGGGCCTATCTCAGCACTGTCTCTGCACAATGGGATGATGCACTACAGCGCTTGCGTCGTTTCGTCGAAGACTGA
- a CDS encoding amino acid ABC transporter permease codes for MASYSATERRQSGGGTSLLYDPRLRGIFYQVVVFAAVIGLIYWIVGNTITNLQRANIASGFGFLNGRAGFDISQTLISYSSDSTYGRAILVGLMNTLYVAGLGVVLASIIGFLVGIGRLSRNWLIRKICMVYVEIFRNIPPLLVIFFWYFGVLSVLPQARESLSLPLGSYLNNRGFFMPSPVWGEGAWLLPVALLLGIVVSFFVARWAKRRQMATGQPFHTVRVSAALIIGLPLLALIVTGFPISFDFPKLGTFNLTGGAQVKPEFLALLLALSFYTASFIAETVRAGVLGVNKGQTEASYAVGLRPGQTMRLIIVPQALRIIIPPLSSQYLNLIKNSSLAIAIGYPDLVAVGGTILNQTGQAVEVVAVWMVIYLGISLIVSVLMNWFNAKMALVER; via the coding sequence ATGGCTTCCTATTCTGCAACCGAACGACGCCAAAGCGGCGGCGGCACATCACTCCTCTATGATCCGCGGCTTCGCGGCATCTTCTATCAGGTCGTGGTTTTTGCTGCCGTTATTGGCTTGATCTACTGGATCGTGGGTAACACGATCACCAATCTTCAACGCGCCAACATCGCTTCCGGCTTCGGATTCCTGAATGGTCGTGCTGGCTTCGATATCAGTCAGACGCTGATTTCCTATTCGAGCGATTCCACCTATGGCCGGGCCATTCTGGTTGGCCTGATGAACACGCTATACGTCGCAGGACTTGGTGTTGTTCTGGCGTCGATCATCGGCTTTCTGGTGGGTATCGGGCGGCTCTCGCGCAACTGGCTGATCCGCAAGATCTGCATGGTTTATGTCGAGATCTTCCGAAACATTCCGCCGCTTCTGGTTATCTTCTTCTGGTATTTCGGCGTGCTTTCCGTTTTGCCGCAGGCGCGAGAAAGCCTTTCTCTGCCGCTTGGCAGCTACCTGAATAATCGCGGTTTCTTCATGCCGTCGCCCGTATGGGGTGAGGGTGCGTGGCTGTTGCCAGTTGCCTTGTTGCTTGGCATCGTCGTTTCATTTTTCGTTGCGCGCTGGGCGAAGCGTCGGCAGATGGCGACGGGGCAACCGTTTCATACGGTTCGCGTTTCTGCAGCGCTGATCATCGGCCTGCCGTTACTGGCGCTGATTGTGACCGGATTTCCTATCTCGTTTGATTTTCCGAAACTCGGAACCTTCAATCTGACAGGCGGTGCGCAGGTTAAGCCTGAATTCCTCGCGCTGCTTTTGGCCCTGTCGTTTTATACTGCATCCTTCATCGCTGAAACCGTTCGTGCAGGTGTTCTAGGCGTCAATAAAGGCCAGACCGAAGCGTCTTATGCGGTGGGCTTGCGTCCAGGTCAGACGATGCGTTTGATCATCGTGCCGCAGGCGCTGCGCATCATCATTCCTCCGCTCTCCAGTCAGTATCTCAATCTGATCAAGAACTCTTCGCTGGCCATCGCAATCGGCTATCCGGATCTGGTCGCCGTTGGCGGTACGATCCTTAATCAGACCGGTCAGGCTGTTGAAGTCGTAGCTGTCTGGATGGTGATCTATCTCGGTATCAGCTTGATCGTTTCTGTTCTGATGAACTGGTTCAATGCCAAGATGGCGCTGGTGGAGAGATGA
- a CDS encoding SRPBCC family protein, which produces MTTTSSTDRIEKTVNLRAGIDRVWRALTDHEEFGEWFRVKIDGPFIVGSASTGRFTFDGCGDTRWTSFIKDMKAPHYFSFTWHPYAVEAETDYAKEPQTLVEFKLEEIESGTKLTVIETGFDALPAERQPIALRMNTGGWEEQMRNIKEYLESK; this is translated from the coding sequence ATGACAACGACATCATCGACTGATCGCATTGAGAAGACCGTGAACCTTCGCGCTGGCATTGATCGGGTATGGCGCGCACTCACGGATCATGAGGAATTCGGCGAATGGTTCCGGGTCAAAATTGATGGACCATTTATTGTCGGCAGCGCATCGACTGGCCGCTTTACATTTGATGGATGTGGCGACACCAGATGGACGTCCTTCATCAAGGATATGAAAGCGCCGCACTATTTTTCCTTCACCTGGCATCCTTATGCTGTTGAAGCTGAAACAGATTATGCGAAAGAACCGCAGACACTGGTAGAATTCAAACTTGAAGAAATCGAGTCGGGCACAAAACTCACGGTTATCGAAACAGGCTTTGATGCCCTGCCTGCGGAGCGTCAGCCAATCGCCCTTCGAATGAACACGGGTGGTTGGGAAGAGCAGATGCGAAATATCAAGGAATACCTCGAAAGCAAATGA
- a CDS encoding VOC family protein — protein MSGLTVCLWFDNKAEEAANYYVSLFKELGKSASLDGFIRFQHGHQSGGTDVVTANFTLDGQAMTALNGGPQFKFNPATSLILKCKDQAELDAFWNRLLEGGSAMECSWLTDKYGFAWQIVPEFLLDILQNGEPEVRQRVANAMMTMVKIDIAALEAARDAD, from the coding sequence ATGTCTGGCTTAACAGTATGCCTCTGGTTCGATAACAAGGCTGAAGAGGCGGCCAATTATTACGTATCGCTCTTCAAGGAATTGGGAAAATCAGCCTCACTCGATGGCTTCATTCGCTTTCAGCACGGTCATCAATCCGGCGGTACCGATGTCGTCACTGCAAACTTTACGCTGGACGGACAGGCGATGACTGCCTTGAACGGTGGTCCACAATTCAAGTTCAACCCGGCAACATCGCTTATTCTGAAATGCAAGGATCAGGCAGAGCTTGATGCGTTCTGGAACCGGTTGCTGGAAGGCGGTTCTGCGATGGAATGCAGCTGGCTGACCGACAAATATGGGTTTGCTTGGCAGATTGTGCCGGAATTCCTGCTCGATATTCTACAGAACGGTGAGCCAGAGGTCAGGCAGCGCGTGGCAAATGCCATGATGACGATGGTCAAAATTGATATTGCCGCGCTGGAAGCCGCGCGCGACGCAGATTAA
- a CDS encoding amino acid ABC transporter ATP-binding protein: MSAQSALPQSELGVELDRSKLEVSKTDVAIEIKNMHKWYGEFHVLRDINLKVMRGERIVVAGPSGSGKSTMIRCVNRLEEHQKGQIIVDGIELTNDLKKIDEVRREVGMVFQHFNLFPHLTILENCTLAPIWVRKMPKKQAEEIAMHYLARVKIPEQANKYPGQLSGGQQQRVAIARALCMNPKVMLFDEPTSALDPEMVKEVLDTMVSLAAEGMTMICVTHEMGFARQVANRVIFMDQGQIVEQNSPAEFFDNPQHERTKLFLSQILH; encoded by the coding sequence ATGAGTGCACAAAGCGCCCTCCCGCAATCCGAACTCGGTGTCGAACTCGACCGTTCAAAGCTGGAAGTCTCGAAGACCGATGTGGCCATCGAGATCAAGAACATGCACAAGTGGTATGGCGAGTTCCACGTTCTGCGTGACATCAACCTGAAGGTTATGCGTGGCGAACGTATCGTCGTTGCTGGTCCTTCGGGTTCCGGCAAGTCAACCATGATCCGTTGCGTCAATCGTCTGGAAGAACACCAGAAAGGCCAGATCATTGTTGATGGTATTGAGCTCACCAATGATCTCAAGAAGATCGACGAAGTGCGCCGCGAAGTCGGCATGGTGTTCCAGCACTTCAACCTCTTCCCGCATCTGACCATTTTGGAGAACTGTACACTCGCACCGATCTGGGTTCGCAAAATGCCAAAGAAGCAGGCGGAAGAAATCGCGATGCACTATCTGGCACGCGTGAAAATTCCAGAGCAGGCCAACAAATATCCGGGCCAGCTTTCAGGCGGTCAGCAGCAGCGTGTGGCAATTGCCCGTGCGCTCTGCATGAACCCGAAGGTCATGCTGTTCGATGAGCCAACCTCGGCGCTCGATCCGGAAATGGTCAAGGAAGTGCTGGATACAATGGTGAGCCTTGCTGCCGAAGGCATGACGATGATCTGCGTAACGCACGAAATGGGCTTTGCGCGTCAGGTCGCAAACCGCGTGATCTTTATGGATCAGGGCCAGATCGTTGAGCAGAATTCGCCAGCTGAGTTCTTCGACAACCCGCAGCATGAACGCACCAAGCTGTTCCTGAGCCAGATTCTTCACTAA
- a CDS encoding amino acid ABC transporter permease: MENANLQYVRPQMVEGEAPPRSVQGLSHWLRVNLFATPVDAAMTILGLLLVAWFLPPIIQWLFINAAWTGTDRTACLTIAQGGTQPEGWSGACWAFVNAKYEQFIYGRYPISERWRVNLTALMFVVLLVPLLIPRAPHKVLNAILFFFVFPIIAFFLLVGGWFGLPFVETPLWGGLLVTLVLSFVGIAVSLPLGVVLALGRRSKLPVIKTFSIIFIEMVRGVPLVTVLFMASVMLPLFLPPGVTFDKLLRALIGVALFASAYMAEVVRGGLQAIPRGQYEGADALGLSYWQKTNLIVLPQALKLVIPGIVNTFIGLFKDTSLVYIIGMFDLLGIVRQNFSDANWASPQTPATGLIFAGFVFWIFCFAMSRYSIFMERRLDTGHKR; encoded by the coding sequence ATGGAAAACGCAAATCTCCAATATGTCCGCCCGCAAATGGTTGAAGGCGAAGCACCTCCGCGTTCTGTGCAGGGGCTTTCGCATTGGTTGCGGGTCAATCTTTTCGCCACGCCAGTTGATGCAGCTATGACCATTCTCGGTCTGTTGCTTGTGGCGTGGTTTCTTCCGCCGATCATCCAGTGGTTGTTCATCAATGCAGCCTGGACAGGAACAGACCGCACAGCCTGTCTGACGATCGCACAGGGCGGCACTCAGCCAGAAGGCTGGTCGGGTGCCTGCTGGGCCTTTGTAAATGCGAAATACGAGCAGTTCATTTACGGACGTTACCCGATCTCCGAACGCTGGCGTGTCAATCTGACTGCGCTGATGTTCGTGGTGCTACTTGTGCCGCTTCTCATCCCAAGGGCGCCGCATAAGGTCTTGAATGCGATCCTCTTTTTCTTCGTGTTCCCGATTATCGCCTTCTTCCTGCTGGTCGGCGGCTGGTTTGGCCTGCCATTCGTGGAAACACCGCTTTGGGGCGGCCTGCTGGTAACGCTGGTTCTGTCCTTCGTGGGTATTGCAGTATCATTGCCATTGGGTGTCGTGCTGGCTCTCGGAAGACGTTCAAAGCTGCCGGTTATCAAGACCTTCAGTATTATCTTCATCGAAATGGTTCGCGGTGTTCCGCTGGTGACAGTGTTGTTCATGGCGAGCGTGATGCTTCCACTGTTTTTGCCGCCGGGCGTGACCTTCGACAAGCTGTTGCGTGCGCTTATCGGCGTGGCACTTTTCGCGTCGGCTTATATGGCGGAAGTGGTGCGCGGTGGCCTTCAGGCTATCCCGCGTGGGCAGTATGAAGGTGCCGATGCACTGGGTCTCAGCTACTGGCAGAAGACCAACCTCATCGTGTTGCCACAGGCGCTCAAGCTGGTGATCCCGGGTATCGTGAATACCTTCATCGGCCTCTTTAAAGACACCAGCCTTGTCTACATCATCGGCATGTTCGATCTGCTCGGCATTGTCCGTCAGAATTTCTCCGATGCAAACTGGGCTTCTCCACAGACACCTGCAACAGGTTTGATCTTTGCGGGCTTTGTTTTCTGGATTTTCTGTTTCGCCATGTCGCGATACTCTATATTCATGGAACGAAGGCTCGACACGGGTCATAAACGATAA
- a CDS encoding VOC family protein, with product MPKMIFVNLPVKDVARSTSFYEAIGATKNPMFSDETASCMVFSDTIHAMILSHEKFSQFTPKKISDANDTSEVLICLSADSKADVDATVENAAKAGGRADPAPKQDYGFMYGRSFEDLDGHIWELMWMDMEAAAKAMG from the coding sequence ATGCCTAAAATGATTTTCGTAAACCTTCCTGTAAAAGACGTCGCTCGCTCCACCAGTTTCTATGAAGCAATCGGAGCAACGAAGAACCCGATGTTTTCGGACGAAACGGCGTCCTGCATGGTCTTTTCCGACACGATCCATGCGATGATTCTCAGCCATGAGAAATTCAGCCAGTTCACACCTAAAAAGATTTCCGACGCCAATGACACAAGTGAAGTTTTGATCTGTCTTTCGGCGGACAGCAAAGCGGATGTGGATGCAACGGTTGAAAATGCAGCTAAGGCTGGTGGTCGCGCCGATCCTGCTCCCAAGCAGGATTACGGTTTCATGTATGGTCGCAGCTTTGAAGATCTCGACGGTCACATCTGGGAGTTGATGTGGATGGATATGGAAGCAGCCGCAAAAGCGATGGGCTAA